The following are from one region of the Juglans regia cultivar Chandler chromosome 10, Walnut 2.0, whole genome shotgun sequence genome:
- the LOC108984383 gene encoding putative zinc finger protein CONSTANS-LIKE 11 isoform X1, with amino-acid sequence MEPLCEFCGVARALVYCKSDLACLCFPCDGCVHSANSLSRRHMRSLLCEKCYSQPAIVRCMDDKMCLCEGCDWNGNECSRLGHRRQPLNCYTGCPSLAEFSRIWPSLLDMPPSSAFDTAWECVSALPIDENCISDCLDLRDNEGPFGLVASKPNELEPCSKLDPWMGLSSVIPPNANCMPFCRDQTPFFPEELSLPKDASNFKDLGIHDCDDLCEGLNSVDVPLTLKNGEIVGCPQALTGYQFKDGGMECLSTEKNLSVTESNGPIESALEASSSGQQDCVAFKTSHVGGSNSMMQTLNGGTDYLPLNHTCAGNINLGFPTGQVHSSISLSLSNITGESSAADHQDCGLSPAFLTVESPWASKARDKAKMRYNEKKKSRTFGKQIRYASRKARADTRKRVKGRFVKADNRYSVGRYKMTKNNHVKPLVHYLLRSIM; translated from the exons ATGGAGCCTCTATGCGAGTTTTGCGGGGTGGCGAGGGCATTGGTGTATTGTAAATCAGATTTGGCTTGCCTTTGCTTTCCCTGTGATGGGTGTGTACATTCAGCCAATTCCTTGTCCCGTAGGCACATGCGTTCTCTTTTATGTGAAAAGTGCTACTCCCAACCTGCAATTGTGCGATGCATGGATGATAAAATGTGTCTTTGTGAAGGCTGCGACTGGAATGGCAATGAGTGTTCAAGGTTGGGGCATCGGCGTCAGCCATTGAACTGTTATACAGGTTGTCCATCTTTGGCAGAGTTCTCAAGGATTTGGCCTTCACTCCTTGATATGCCTCCTTCGAGTGCTTTTGATACTGCTTGGGAGTGTGTGAGTGCGCTACCTATAGATGAGAATTGCATCAGTGACTGTTTGGACCTAAGAGATAATGAGGGGCCATTTGGGTTGGTAGCAAGCAAGCCGAATGAACTAGAACCTTGCTCTAAGCTTGATCCTTGGATGGGGTTGTCATCTGTGATTCCACCAAATGCAAATTGCATGCCATTCTGCAGAGATCAGACACCTTTCTTCCCTGAAGAATTGAGTTTGCCAAAG GATGCTTCCAATTTCAAGGATCTTGGAATTCATGATTGTGATGATCTTTGTGAAGGTCTCAACAGTGTTGATGTTCCATTAACCTTAAAAAATGGTGAGATAGTTGGCTGTCCACAAGCTCTTACCGGATACCAGTTCAAGGATGGAGGAATGGAATGCCTATCAACGGAGAAAAACTTATCAGTCACTGAATCTAATGGTCCTATTGAGAGTGCTTTGGAG GCATCTTCATCTGGCCAACAAGATTGTGTGGCCTTTAAAACTTCTCATGTTGGTGGGTCAAATAGCATGATGCAGACCTTGAATGGTGGCACAGATTACTTACCTCTGAATCATACGTGTGCTGGGAACATCAATCTGGGGTTTCCTACAGGGCAAGTTCATTCGAGCATATCACTGTCATTATCCAACATCACCGGTGAAAGTAGTGCAGCTGATCATCAAGATTGTGGACTATCACCAGCATTTCTAACAGTTGAATCACCTTGGGCATCAAAAGCAAGGGATAAAGCTAAGATGagatataatgaaaaaaagaaaagtcgaAC gTTTGGTAAACAAATAAGATATGCCTCGCGTAAAGCCAGAGCTGATACTAGAAAGCGCGTGAAAGGAAGATTTGTGAAAGCAG ACAACAGATACTCAGTTGGAAGATACAAAATGACGAAGAATAATCATGTGAAACCTTTAGTCCACTACCTTCTGCGTAGCATAATGTAG
- the LOC108984383 gene encoding putative zinc finger protein CONSTANS-LIKE 11 isoform X2, whose protein sequence is MEPLCEFCGVARALVYCKSDLACLCFPCDGCVHSANSLSRRHMRSLLCEKCYSQPAIVRCMDDKMCLCEGCDWNGNECSRLGHRRQPLNCYTGCPSLAEFSRIWPSLLDMPPSSAFDTAWECVSALPIDENCISDCLDLRDNEGPFGLVASKPNELEPCSKLDPWMGLSSVIPPNANCMPFCRDQTPFFPEELSLPKDASNFKDLGIHDCDDLCEGLNSVDVPLTLKNGEIVGCPQALTGYQFKDGGMECLSTEKNLSVTESNGPIESALEASSSGQQDCVAFKTSHVGGSNSMMQTLNGGTDYLPLNHTCAGNINLGFPTGQVHSSISLSLSNITGESSAADHQDCGLSPAFLTVESPWASKARDKAKMRYNEKKKSRTFGKQIRYASRKARADTRKRVKGRFVKAG, encoded by the exons ATGGAGCCTCTATGCGAGTTTTGCGGGGTGGCGAGGGCATTGGTGTATTGTAAATCAGATTTGGCTTGCCTTTGCTTTCCCTGTGATGGGTGTGTACATTCAGCCAATTCCTTGTCCCGTAGGCACATGCGTTCTCTTTTATGTGAAAAGTGCTACTCCCAACCTGCAATTGTGCGATGCATGGATGATAAAATGTGTCTTTGTGAAGGCTGCGACTGGAATGGCAATGAGTGTTCAAGGTTGGGGCATCGGCGTCAGCCATTGAACTGTTATACAGGTTGTCCATCTTTGGCAGAGTTCTCAAGGATTTGGCCTTCACTCCTTGATATGCCTCCTTCGAGTGCTTTTGATACTGCTTGGGAGTGTGTGAGTGCGCTACCTATAGATGAGAATTGCATCAGTGACTGTTTGGACCTAAGAGATAATGAGGGGCCATTTGGGTTGGTAGCAAGCAAGCCGAATGAACTAGAACCTTGCTCTAAGCTTGATCCTTGGATGGGGTTGTCATCTGTGATTCCACCAAATGCAAATTGCATGCCATTCTGCAGAGATCAGACACCTTTCTTCCCTGAAGAATTGAGTTTGCCAAAG GATGCTTCCAATTTCAAGGATCTTGGAATTCATGATTGTGATGATCTTTGTGAAGGTCTCAACAGTGTTGATGTTCCATTAACCTTAAAAAATGGTGAGATAGTTGGCTGTCCACAAGCTCTTACCGGATACCAGTTCAAGGATGGAGGAATGGAATGCCTATCAACGGAGAAAAACTTATCAGTCACTGAATCTAATGGTCCTATTGAGAGTGCTTTGGAG GCATCTTCATCTGGCCAACAAGATTGTGTGGCCTTTAAAACTTCTCATGTTGGTGGGTCAAATAGCATGATGCAGACCTTGAATGGTGGCACAGATTACTTACCTCTGAATCATACGTGTGCTGGGAACATCAATCTGGGGTTTCCTACAGGGCAAGTTCATTCGAGCATATCACTGTCATTATCCAACATCACCGGTGAAAGTAGTGCAGCTGATCATCAAGATTGTGGACTATCACCAGCATTTCTAACAGTTGAATCACCTTGGGCATCAAAAGCAAGGGATAAAGCTAAGATGagatataatgaaaaaaagaaaagtcgaAC gTTTGGTAAACAAATAAGATATGCCTCGCGTAAAGCCAGAGCTGATACTAGAAAGCGCGTGAAAGGAAGATTTGTGAAAGCAG GATAG